The following are from one region of the bacterium genome:
- a CDS encoding NAD-dependent epimerase/dehydratase family protein, translating to MTVLVTGGTGVVGQPVIRRLVESGREVRGLARSEKAASVLAGLGAVPSAGDIEDPDSLVRAMSGCEVVYDIAGLVSFCPADPAALYRINVEGTRNVVRAARRAGVRRLIHTSSVVALGEKPGTVGDESTRHTGRYASHYARSKHQGELVAMAEAGDMEVVVVNPSSVQGAGRTSGTGALLVQAVNGKLRFLVDTPISIVDTEDCARGHIAAERLGVAGRRYVLSGFTITLRQLSDLISSLTGRSYTIRFLPRPLLVPLGPLADLIGRRVRSVPICRETVHLMRYGASYDGSRATRELGLEYRSARETFAGALDSFRKAGLTDA from the coding sequence GTGACCGTCCTGGTCACCGGTGGCACCGGAGTGGTTGGGCAGCCGGTGATCCGCCGGCTGGTGGAATCCGGCCGGGAGGTGAGGGGTCTGGCTCGCTCGGAGAAGGCGGCGTCGGTTCTGGCCGGCCTGGGAGCCGTACCGTCGGCCGGCGACATCGAGGACCCCGATTCCCTGGTCCGGGCCATGTCGGGTTGCGAGGTGGTGTACGACATCGCCGGGCTGGTGTCCTTCTGCCCCGCTGATCCGGCCGCCCTGTACCGGATCAACGTCGAGGGCACCCGCAACGTGGTACGGGCTGCCCGCCGGGCCGGGGTCAGGCGCCTGATCCACACCTCTTCGGTGGTAGCTCTGGGAGAGAAGCCGGGAACCGTGGGGGACGAGTCCACCCGGCACACCGGCCGCTACGCCAGCCACTACGCCCGGTCCAAGCACCAGGGCGAGCTGGTGGCGATGGCCGAGGCGGGGGACATGGAGGTGGTAGTCGTCAACCCTTCCTCCGTCCAGGGTGCCGGCCGGACAAGCGGCACAGGGGCTCTGCTGGTCCAGGCGGTGAACGGAAAGCTCAGGTTCCTGGTGGACACCCCCATCTCGATCGTCGACACCGAGGACTGCGCCCGTGGCCACATCGCCGCCGAGCGGTTGGGAGTGGCCGGCCGCCGCTACGTGCTGAGCGGATTCACCATCACCCTCCGCCAGCTCTCGGACCTCATCAGCTCGCTGACCGGTCGTAGCTACACGATCAGGTTCCTGCCCAGGCCCCTGCTCGTACCGCTGGGCCCGCTGGCCGACCTCATCGGGCGGCGGGTTCGGTCGGTTCCCATCTGCCGGGAAACCGTGCACCTGATGCGCTACGGCGCCAGTTACGACGGTTCGCGGGCCACCCGGGAGCTGGGATTGGAGTATCGATCCGCCCGCGAGACGTTCGCCGGAGCGCTCGACTCGTTCCGGAAGGCCGGCCTCACCGACGCCTGA
- the pgsA gene encoding CDP-diacylglycerol--glycerol-3-phosphate 3-phosphatidyltransferase: protein MPRGGSPISIPDLLALFRVLCVPAIIGLVLATEHTSGRYLFGIATVLVICAGLSDALDGYIARRQGISSTVGAFLDTTADKILVSGVLIALVSVDRASVWVTVIIMTREFVVMAIRSLVAIDGTLVPASVAGKTKAAVQFFALGFAMMRFPDPWGPLYFDEYWMWLAGAVTIASGWDYAVKFLDAIRQAGRTADS, encoded by the coding sequence TTGCCGCGGGGAGGTAGTCCTATTTCGATCCCTGACCTGCTCGCGCTCTTCCGGGTTCTGTGCGTTCCCGCCATCATCGGCCTGGTGCTCGCCACCGAGCACACCAGCGGTCGGTACCTCTTCGGTATAGCCACGGTGCTCGTCATCTGCGCCGGTCTCAGCGACGCCCTCGACGGCTACATCGCCCGGCGCCAGGGCATCTCCTCCACCGTCGGCGCCTTCCTCGACACCACCGCCGACAAGATCCTGGTGAGCGGCGTGCTGATCGCCCTGGTTTCGGTGGACCGGGCCTCGGTGTGGGTCACGGTCATCATCATGACCCGCGAGTTCGTGGTGATGGCGATCCGGAGCCTGGTCGCCATCGACGGAACTCTCGTTCCGGCGTCGGTGGCCGGCAAGACCAAGGCCGCCGTCCAGTTCTTCGCGCTCGGGTTCGCGATGATGCGATTCCCGGACCCGTGGGGACCGCTCTACTTCGACGAATACTGGATGTGGCTCGCCGGCGCGGTGACGATCGCGTCGGGCTGGGACTATGCCGTCAAGTTCCTGGACGCGATCCGCCAGGCCGGACGAACCGCGGATTCGTGA